The Salmo trutta chromosome 27, fSalTru1.1, whole genome shotgun sequence genome includes the window CACACACATGTGCTGTTTGTGCTGTGGAGCTGCAGTAaagatctgacacacacacacacgcactcacacacaaactTCTTGACCAGAGAGTTTAATGCTGAAGGCCTGTAACTCCTCCCCTCCACACTTCTACAGAAGGCTGAGAGCAGCAGTTAGTGGTTATGTCCCAATAATCTTAGTCTTTttttctcctgaagtgtgcactcgttcacCACTCCacatacatttgaaaacattggattggtgtaggcctagagggagtttccatatacagtgccttgaaaaagtattcataccccttgacttattccacattttgtgttacagcctgaatttagatTTTTCTCatgtatctacacacaataccccataatgacaaagtgaaaacatgtttttagaaatgtttgcaaatttattgaaaatgaaattcagAAATATATCTCATTTActtaaatattcacacccctgagtcaatacaattcaagctctgtcaagttggttgtttatcattgctagacagccattttcaaatcttgccatagatttttgaGCTGATTTTAATTCAAAACTATatcttggccactcaggaacattcatgaTGTCTTGGTAAGCTACTCCGGTGTATATCAaatcacatacacgtgattagcagatgttattgcaggggtagcgaaatgcttgtgcttctagctccgacagtgcagtaatatctaacaaattacacaacatatacccagtTCCCAACAAATCTAAGTAGAAattaattaagactatatacatatggacgagcgacgTCAGAGCAGAAcggactaaaatacagtagaatagtatagaaacaacagtatatacatatgagatgagtaatgcaagatacagtatgtaagcattattaagtCAATGAGacaccgtagaatagtatagaaaacagtatatacaaatgagatgagcaatgccagatatgtaaatagtatatttggccttgtgttttaggttattgtcctgctgacaggtgaatttgtctccccgTGTtttttggaaagcagactgaacaccaggttttcctctcggattttgcctgtgcttagctctattccatttctttttatcccaaaaaactccagagtccttgccgatgacaagcatactcataacatgatgcagccactagcCTACTTTTAAATCTATagtgtggtactcagtgatatgttgttggatttgctccaaacataacgctttgtattcaggacataaagttaatttattttattttttatactttagtgccttatttcaaacagaatgcatgtttttcgtatatttttgttctgtacaggcttgcttcttttcactctgttatttaggttagtattgtggagtaactacactgttgttgatccatcctcagttttcttccatCACAGCCATTTTACTCTGTAAAAtcaccgttggcctcatggtgaaatccctgagcggcttctttcctctccggcaactgagttaggaaggacgcctgcatctttgtagtgactgggtgttattgatacaccatccaaagtcgatttaataacttaaccatgctcaaagggatattcaatgtctgcttttttttatccacctaccaataggtgcccttctttgtgaggcattggaaaacctccctggtctttgtggttgagtctgtgtttgaaattcactgctcgactgagggaccttacagatgataATTGTATGTGGTgggtgaggtagtcattaaaaaatcatgttaaacattatttcacacagtgagtccatgcaacttattatgtgacttgttaagctaatttttactcctgaacttatttaggcttgccataacaaaggggttgaatatttattgactacaTTTTTaactaatttgtaaaaatgtctaaaaacatcattccactttgacattttggggtattatgtgtaggccagtgacacaaaatctcaatttaatcaaatttatattcaggctgtaacacaacaaaatgtggaaaaagtcaatgggtgcgAATACTTTCGTAAGGCACTGTAGCAGTCATTTTCTTTCCAATCCATGAAGGGAAGTGTCACACTtcgggaggaaggagagattattggAACCTGTGTCAGAAAGGTCACCACTGTCTGTGGCTCTGTGAGGCTGAAGTGTGGTGCTGCTCTGTTTCTTCTCTATTGTCACCTGCCCTCACACAACTCTCGCTCTTCCACTTCCTCATTAACTGCCCTGTATTCCCATTGAAGAAACCCTGTGTGCCTTATGGGCCTTGTTTATCTCACATTTCTTGTTTATCACTCCATAAATATGTTGTAATGCATTTATAGTTTCATAGGATATCAATAAGTAAACCTGAATGGTAATGTGTTGTTAGCTAAATGCCAACTGCTAGCTGTGTGTTTGACTTATTGCTCAAACTGTTGTTCGATGTAGGTCCCAAAAGCAGGGCCTCTCCAGCCCAGATCAGAGGTTTCTACGGTAACCGGTGAGGCAGGGGGTAAGAGGCTGGCCTACAAGACTGAGATCATCGGGGGAGTGGTGGTGCACACACCCATCTACCAGGTACTATGGTCTAGACCAAATACACTATTGCCACGATGACAGTGAAGATGGCGATGACGGTGATGATGATAGTTGTGAGGatgatgattgtgtgtgtgttgcagaatGAGGGGGAGGAGATTGAGGTAGGGGACAGGAGGGTCTCCTCTGTAGGCAGTAGACCAGGTGTACTGAGGTGTGGCTATTGTGTCAAACAGGGTAACgtggtgagtacacacacacacacacacacacacacacacacacacatgcgtgtacacacacacacacttgtgaacTAATCTGTTGTGTGTTTCAGAGGAAAAGCTGGAAGAGACGTTTCTTCACACTGGACCACAACGCTGTCAGTTACTACAAGTGTGAGATGGTGAGGTCAtatcctgtccctctcctcttctctcctctgtgtgtggcTCTGGGTGGTAACGCTGTTGCTGTTTAGACCTCAGTGGGGTGTAATTACAGATGTCCTCAAATGGATTTGGGATAGGAAATACAAACCAAGCCAATACATTGTAGGAAAAAACATGTGTCCTCCATGTTTGTCTTTGGTTCTGCTTTTGTGTGTTTAGTGTTCTGTGTGACAGATATGTCAGTGGAATAGAGTAAAGTGGTGTTTTTCTGATGTGCGTTTGCGTGAAACCTGCATTTGATATGTATTTCAGGATAAGGAGCCTCTGAGAGCTGTTCCTCTGAGAGACATTCAGAAGGTCCATGAGTGTCTGGTGAAATCTGGGTGAGAGTcacacacctctctttctctcgttctcttgacacaagacaaaaacacatacaaacacagaagCTCAATGTCTTACCCACTCATCTCTGTCAGGGACCTGCTGATGAGAGATAACCTGTTTGAGATCATCACCAGCTCCAGGGTCTTCTATATCcaggtaggtaggtgtgtgtgtgtgtgtgtgtgtgtgtgtgtgtgtgttgtcgtcAGTTGGGCTTCCATCTGTGTTGACTCCTCTCTGGCTTGATGCTCTGTTGCTCATGTGTGGCCTTACTTCTGTTTTTGGAGAAATGGACAGGATGTTTTTTGTGAATTGGAGGAGAACTTTCCCAACACTTAACCATAAGAACAATAACATCCCTTGTCCCCCCATGGGAGAACAGCTGACTAGGGGCAGGGGCCTCAGATCacagagcggtgtgtgtgtgtgcttactgaGTTGTTTAAGCGTGATGTGTAAGCATGTGCTGGTTGTGTTGCAGACGGACACTCCAGAGGACATGCAGGGCTGGATCAGAGACATTGAGTTGAAGATACAGGACTTCAGAGGCCCTGCCAAGGTAAAGGTAGATTTAGATGCATACGAAAGCCTCATATCACAACTCCTCAGAATTTGCCCCACATGACCCGATGGGCCGACTAGCAATTCAGACCAGTACTATTAGTGGTCCTTATGGCATGCCCAAATGCAAGCGTGATTCAGTGGGGGAATTGGAAAaattgaatctctctctctctctctctctctctctctctctctctctctctctctctctctctctctctctctctctctctctctctcctctctctctctctctctctctctctctctctctctctctctctctctctctctctctctctctctctctctctctctctctctctctctctctctctctctctctctctctctctctctctctctctctctctctctctctctctctctctctctctctctctctctctctctctctctctctctctctctctctctctctctctctctctctctctctctctctctctctctctctctctctctctctctctctctctctctctctctctctctctctctctctctctctctctctctctctctctcagggttctGTATTTACGTTTGCCTCCTCTCTGTATCGCCATGGTAACTCCTCCCACCCACCCTCTGTGTTCCGTGGTCGCCAGGGAGATGACAGGAGACCCCCACTAGTGAAGTCATGTTCTGTGGCCCCGGGGTGGCAGCCCTGGACCCCCGTACCCCAAAGAGAGGCTCCCGCTCTGGGCACACTGGACAAGGACAGTCCCTTTAGCAATCTGCCCTCCAGTCTTTCCTCTcgctccacctccacctcctcatctTCATCCTCCCCCTCCACTCCCACTCTCATCCCACAGGGGGTCCCAGCTCCAGCCCTAGCCAGTGGTGTGGGGGTCCCAGCCTGCCCTGGCCCCATAGCTCCAGACCCCTCCAGCAGCCGGAGGAGACACCGCTCTCAGCCTCAGCCCCCCAAAGACCGCAGCTTCCCTTTCAGCCTGGACGATGATGGCATCCGCACCACCGACGTCTAGAACCAACCACGTCTAGAATCAACCACTTCTAGAATCACCAAAACTCTGGATCCAACAATATATAGAACCACCATCTAGAACCAATGTGTAGACAAACAATGACACTTGTTTTAGTGCTTTCTACCGTTGAAAGGCTGAACCTACCTCCCCCACCCCCTTCTCCTCCACTCTAAGAGTTTCACAGGCCTGCTGCTGAAGCTACGTCTGCTGTGGGTCTGTTTGCTGAAGTAGCCCTGGTGGGGGAGGGTAGTGATGTAAACTGGGGTTCCTGGATGCGTTCTCTCACTGAGGAGTGTGTCAGTAGTGGCTGTGGGCTTTTGGTATAGAGGGTGACTCAGAGAGAGCAGTGTTGGGCAGACTGGGAGGGGTTATCAGTATTAGAGTGTCTGGTGGAATGTGAAGGATATGTTATATTTTATTGTACGATTTCCTCTTTAAACTTGAATTTAGTCCACCCAGGTACTGAGATGAAGGAAGGTGGATGCTGTGGTGGAGCCTGGTCTGTCTCCCGAACACCCTCCACGAGTATGAGTCAGCTGGTCTTTTGCTTGTATTAACCAAGGCtacgtcccaattggcacccactatgggtcttggtcaaaagtagtacactatataatgaatatggtGCCACTGCCAATTGGGACCGAACCCAAGGGTCCCATTCTATCAATAACCTGGTCATGGAACATGTTAGTGTCTGTGGCTCTGCCTGTTGGTAGACAGTCCTGTTCCCTtgttagactgcatccaattgCGTCAAATCGCTACATCAGCAACACATTTTGTAAATACGCTTTTAGCGTATTTCTGCACGTTCTTCCACATACCGGATTCTCTTGCTCAAATGCAAATGATCTACTATGGTATTGTGTCATGTCACATGTTGTGTTTTCCCCTGCCTGTACCTCATCGACCCAGGTCCAGGTGTGCTTTTCCCCTGCCTGCACCTCACCGACCCAGGTCCAGGTGTGCTTTTCCCTTCTCTTTAAACTTAACCTGTCATGTTTCTGATTCTTTACATAGACTCCTGTTATAAATCACAAACATCAATATCTGCTTTGTGTGTGtcagacatgggttcaaatactatttaatgTATTTTAATATAAATATACTCCCATacatttaacccaggtatttgaaaatagtatttgaaataagtatttgaataTACTTTTAAAATACAATTTGGTCGACTATTTGGTTTTTACAAATAACTCAAATAAAAGTACCtgttttgggctgtgtatttgaaaatactgaaatacatagaaaaaagtatttcaataacaaatgctcaaatacacatgtatttgaacccagagtgtgtgtgtctatctgtgtgtgttgggttcatcatggttgactggctggtcaaacattttagaaacagGGTAATGTTTGTTTTTAAGTTAAGGTATCTTTGATATCTGTATATGTTCTTTTAGCATTTTGCAGTACTGTCATTCCGGAAAGAGAATGGTTAAATGCTCATGTCTGCTATTTCTAATGCAATTTCATGTATTTTGCTCTTCTGGTTACTGTTTTCTCTGATTAATTCCTGTGGTACAGTATTTCAAATGTAATGGACTGCCTTCTACCTCGTACCTGGTGTCCACTCACCTACCTGATCATAATGGTGTTGTTTTTTAACTTGTAAGCAAGTGCATTAAATAATAAGACAAAAGCTTTTTAGTTCTATTGTAAAGTTGTCTGATTTGAAACCAATCTAGTTTTGGCCAGTACTTTTGATGTGAAGTGAGTGTATGACCCGCTCAGTCCTGCTATAATAGTTAGTTTGTCATCCTGTGATCTGACAGTGTCACTGGTGCGCTGGATACAAGCAACACAAAGAACTTAACAGATGGTGtgagaaaaagacagacagaaataccGTTTTTCTCTCCTATTatatctcctcctcttcttttattCCCATCTCTCTCCTAGAGGTGAGATGAAGTGACCCCAGACCGTCCACCCTGGCCGGCCCCGCCAGAGGCTGTGTTAAGTGAAGTCTTTCACACGTCCAGTGCTGAAACCTGTGACCCAACGCTAACCCAGACCACCCTGCCT containing:
- the LOC115164410 gene encoding pleckstrin homology domain-containing family A member 2; protein product: MPYVDRQNRVCGFLDIEEKEGSSRFQRRYFILDTQGNTLQWYMDNPQNLPSGANAVGILQLTYISKVSEATGKQKSKTEFCFVINAVSRRYFLHANDAADLKDWVLALNKATKITVPKAGPLQPRSEVSTVTGEAGGKRLAYKTEIIGGVVVHTPIYQNEGEEIEVGDRRVSSVGSRPGVLRCGYCVKQGNVRKSWKRRFFTLDHNAVSYYKCEMDKEPLRAVPLRDIQKVHECLVKSGDLLMRDNLFEIITSSRVFYIQTDTPEDMQGWIRDIELKIQDFRGPAKGSVFTFASSLYRHGNSSHPPSVFRGRQGDDRRPPLVKSCSVAPGWQPWTPVPQREAPALGTLDKDSPFSNLPSSLSSRSTSTSSSSSSPSTPTLIPQGVPAPALASGVGVPACPGPIAPDPSSSRRRHRSQPQPPKDRSFPFSLDDDGIRTTDV